The Kiritimatiellales bacterium genome includes a window with the following:
- the pyk gene encoding pyruvate kinase — protein MQNRQTKIICTLSNNRCDREFIEKMIAAGMNVVRMNTAHMDIAAAEKMVQAIRGVSDRVGILLDTKGPEVRTCNMPETLQVTTGDVIGVSGTHTPPGGFQVSYDELAKHVPAGSCLLVDDGALELRVGASDGATLQCTVLNDGEIKNKKSVNIPGVKLYLPALTERDAQFIDWATHNGEIDFIAHSFVRNRDDVEAVQAILDLRNSPIQIIAKIENHEGVKNLESILDVAYGVMVARGDLGIELPAAEVPGVQKEMIQTCIRRRKPVITATQMLHTMIENPRPTRAEVSDVANAIYDGTDAVMLSGETAIGNFPLEAVHMMAEIAVAVEKTKETLVDSLPVFDQGEYHRTRNHIAKSAVECAAYLPVKAIITSTKTGVTARLCSAYRGRKPILALSEDAHTIRRLSLSYGVYATYVKVPATMDALVQVSLQKLLDEKKIGLQDLIVFMGGGQIYSCHTNFMQIDTPEVLLSEIEFDKTENRQRTF, from the coding sequence ATGCAGAATCGGCAGACGAAAATTATCTGTACGCTGAGTAACAATCGCTGCGACCGGGAATTTATTGAAAAAATGATTGCAGCGGGTATGAATGTAGTGCGCATGAATACGGCGCACATGGACATTGCGGCGGCGGAAAAAATGGTGCAGGCGATTCGCGGCGTTTCAGATCGTGTCGGTATCCTGCTCGATACAAAAGGCCCGGAGGTGCGCACATGCAATATGCCCGAAACGCTGCAAGTGACAACCGGCGATGTTATAGGAGTCAGCGGAACGCATACGCCGCCCGGCGGATTTCAGGTCAGTTATGATGAACTCGCTAAGCATGTGCCGGCCGGCAGCTGTCTTCTGGTTGATGATGGTGCGCTTGAATTGCGTGTAGGTGCTTCTGACGGAGCAACGCTGCAATGCACTGTGCTAAACGACGGGGAAATAAAAAATAAAAAGAGCGTGAATATCCCCGGCGTGAAGCTGTATCTGCCGGCGCTGACGGAGCGCGATGCGCAGTTTATTGACTGGGCGACACACAATGGCGAAATTGATTTTATTGCGCACTCTTTTGTCCGTAACCGCGATGACGTTGAAGCGGTACAGGCAATTCTTGATCTGCGTAACAGTCCGATTCAGATCATCGCTAAAATTGAAAACCATGAAGGTGTTAAAAATCTGGAATCCATTCTCGATGTGGCGTATGGCGTAATGGTCGCGCGCGGCGACCTTGGCATTGAACTTCCGGCAGCGGAAGTTCCCGGTGTTCAGAAGGAGATGATTCAAACCTGTATCCGCCGGCGCAAACCGGTGATTACCGCTACGCAAATGCTGCATACGATGATTGAAAATCCGCGGCCGACGCGTGCAGAAGTGAGTGACGTGGCAAATGCAATTTATGACGGCACTGATGCCGTCATGCTTAGTGGAGAAACTGCGATTGGAAACTTCCCGCTGGAAGCGGTGCACATGATGGCGGAGATTGCAGTCGCGGTGGAAAAAACCAAAGAAACGCTGGTTGATTCGCTGCCGGTGTTTGATCAGGGCGAATATCACCGCACGCGCAACCACATTGCAAAATCAGCGGTGGAGTGCGCGGCGTACCTGCCGGTGAAAGCCATCATCACCAGCACCAAGACCGGCGTAACTGCACGGCTCTGTTCCGCCTATCGCGGACGCAAACCGATTCTCGCTTTATCGGAAGACGCACACACGATCCGCCGGCTGTCGCTCAGCTACGGCGTTTATGCCACATACGTAAAAGTTCCGGCAACGATGGATGCTCTCGTGCAGGTTTCTCTGCAAAAACTGCTCGATGAGAAAAAAATCGGTTTGCAGGATCTCATCGTCTTCATGGGTGGCGGACAGATCTACAGCTGTCACACCAACTTCATGCAGATTGACACGCCGGAAGTTCTCCTTTCCGAAATTGAATTTGACAAAACAGAGAATCGGCAGCGGACTTTTTAA
- a CDS encoding YiiX/YebB-like N1pC/P60 family cysteine hydrolase, giving the protein MYFFVLLFYGRSCCFCAEQKGNDHRLPPVESGDLVFRNGTGQWSRYFRDVSLREKRFSHAGIIRVETNAAFVIHASADDRTGAGFVHQEPLHSFINPYDDVAIYRVTDAAKSDREQIAVFAVKNLGKLFDAQFDLTSGERYYCTELIRDAVAFALKTNMIKTTAVSGYEIIAIDDCYAGDWVFLIYDSRAATVP; this is encoded by the coding sequence TTGTACTTTTTTGTTCTGTTGTTTTATGGCAGATCGTGCTGTTTCTGTGCAGAACAGAAAGGAAACGATCACCGGCTGCCGCCGGTAGAATCGGGCGATCTGGTGTTCCGGAACGGCACTGGACAGTGGTCCAGATATTTTCGGGATGTCTCGCTGCGCGAAAAACGGTTTTCGCATGCCGGAATTATTCGGGTTGAAACGAATGCTGCTTTTGTAATTCATGCGTCCGCCGACGATCGCACCGGTGCGGGATTTGTCCATCAGGAACCGCTGCACAGTTTCATCAATCCATATGATGATGTGGCAATATACCGGGTGACGGATGCCGCAAAATCCGATCGCGAGCAAATTGCCGTATTTGCAGTCAAAAATCTCGGCAAACTGTTTGATGCGCAATTCGATCTTACATCCGGTGAACGTTATTATTGTACCGAACTCATCAGAGACGCCGTTGCGTTTGCCTTGAAAACAAATATGATAAAGACTACTGCGGTATCCGGCTATGAAATTATTGCCATCGATGACTGTTACGCCGGAGACTGGGTTTTTTTAATCTATGACAGCAGGGCCGCAACGGTGCCGTGA
- a CDS encoding class II fructose-bisphosphate aldolase, with product MSYASTQQLIERACRAGIAIPAFNIPYLPMVEPVVNALKDRNSFGLVVVARLEWKKFKSRSPEAVAEEYNKFRQTKHTRLHLDHVPVIDEDNLRVDYMEIMTRALAAGYESVMIDGSRLPLPENIACTKEVVELAHTYGVPVEAELGAVMGHEAGPLPPYEELFTSGKGFTDPDEARQFVKESGADWLSVAIGNIHGAISAAAKGKQKVAARLNIEHLDRIYKAAGVPLVLHGGTGIRKEYIMESLKHGIAKINVATAIRQPYERELEKGVSAAQDAVYDAMLTVIDDDFEIQNSADILKPEE from the coding sequence ATGTCGTATGCATCAACGCAGCAGTTAATTGAGCGCGCCTGCCGCGCCGGAATTGCAATTCCGGCGTTTAATATTCCGTATCTGCCGATGGTCGAACCGGTCGTGAATGCATTGAAAGACCGGAACAGTTTCGGGCTGGTTGTGGTTGCCCGGCTGGAGTGGAAAAAGTTTAAATCGCGCAGTCCGGAAGCGGTTGCGGAAGAATATAACAAATTCAGACAGACAAAGCACACGCGGCTTCATCTGGATCATGTTCCGGTGATCGACGAAGATAATCTGCGTGTCGATTATATGGAAATTATGACCCGCGCGCTGGCCGCCGGATATGAGTCCGTAATGATCGACGGCTCGCGGCTTCCGCTGCCGGAAAATATTGCATGCACGAAAGAGGTTGTTGAATTAGCACACACATACGGCGTGCCGGTTGAGGCGGAGCTCGGCGCGGTGATGGGGCATGAAGCGGGACCGCTGCCGCCGTATGAAGAACTGTTTACTTCCGGAAAAGGATTTACCGACCCAGACGAGGCGCGGCAGTTTGTCAAAGAAAGCGGTGCAGACTGGTTGTCGGTGGCCATCGGCAATATTCACGGCGCGATTTCCGCCGCCGCAAAAGGAAAGCAGAAAGTTGCCGCGCGGTTGAATATCGAGCACCTTGACCGGATTTATAAAGCCGCCGGCGTTCCGCTGGTTCTGCACGGTGGAACCGGAATTCGTAAAGAATACATCATGGAATCGCTCAAACACGGCATTGCAAAAATCAATGTGGCCACCGCGATCCGCCAGCCGTATGAGCGTGAACTGGAAAAAGGAGTTTCTGCCGCACAGGACGCTGTTTATGACGCGATGCTGACGGTGATTGATGATGATTTTGAAATTCAGAATTCTGCCGACATTTTAAAACCGGAGGAGTGA
- the rdgC gene encoding recombination-associated protein RdgC — protein MSFENGPLSFRMFYVPRQLADSIHEQFAEYALGSIDNILDAEIHGWVGPRHLLDREISATTAWHSGYLHLTLCQVQRKIPASLLRAECRIEEMIRMQAEHRDYLNRETKREIKQQVIERLLPEMPPQLKGIDFCYDPKNKMLYASALSEKQLDAFLINFGSATGEKLIPVEPASAAWHENKLRAEEWTRLSFAAEQWADTAPGREFLMWLWFMSETQTGGAELPTAGKFSVMVEGPLLFDQEEQGETAIRKGEPLVSAETRAALLSGKKLKRAKLTLARSAEELWTCTLDADQFVIRGLKLPKTEAIDAAGRFQERMEMIDTFRQAFLGLYSTFATIRADTGKCKALNKEMRQWMNSRPARKLDE, from the coding sequence ATGTCATTTGAAAACGGCCCGCTTAGTTTCCGTATGTTTTATGTTCCGCGCCAGCTCGCAGATTCTATTCACGAACAATTTGCCGAATACGCACTCGGTTCTATCGACAATATTCTCGACGCCGAAATCCACGGCTGGGTCGGACCGCGTCATTTGCTTGATCGGGAAATCAGCGCAACCACAGCATGGCACTCCGGTTATTTGCATTTAACGCTCTGCCAGGTGCAGCGCAAAATCCCGGCGTCGCTGCTGCGTGCTGAATGCCGCATCGAAGAGATGATCCGGATGCAGGCTGAACACCGCGACTATCTCAATCGTGAAACAAAACGTGAAATTAAACAGCAGGTGATCGAACGCCTGCTTCCGGAAATGCCGCCGCAATTAAAAGGCATCGACTTCTGTTACGATCCGAAAAATAAAATGCTGTACGCTTCGGCGCTGTCCGAAAAACAACTCGATGCATTTCTGATTAATTTCGGCTCCGCCACCGGCGAAAAACTGATTCCGGTCGAACCGGCATCAGCCGCATGGCATGAAAATAAACTGCGCGCCGAAGAGTGGACGCGCTTGAGCTTCGCTGCCGAACAGTGGGCGGACACCGCGCCGGGACGCGAATTTCTGATGTGGCTCTGGTTCATGTCCGAAACCCAAACCGGCGGAGCTGAACTGCCAACCGCCGGAAAATTTTCCGTGATGGTTGAGGGGCCGCTGCTGTTCGATCAGGAGGAGCAGGGTGAAACAGCCATCCGCAAGGGCGAACCGCTGGTCAGCGCCGAAACACGCGCCGCGCTGCTGAGCGGTAAAAAACTGAAGCGCGCCAAACTCACGCTCGCGCGCAGCGCCGAAGAACTTTGGACCTGTACGCTCGACGCCGATCAATTTGTTATTCGCGGATTGAAACTGCCAAAAACAGAAGCGATTGACGCCGCCGGGCGTTTTCAGGAGCGCATGGAAATGATCGATACATTCCGGCAGGCATTTCTCGGACTTTACAGCACATTTGCTACAATTCGCGCTGACACCGGGAAGTGTAAAGCACTTAACAAAGAGATGCGCCAATGGATGAACTCCCGTCCGGCGCGAAAACTGGATGAGTGA
- a CDS encoding FGGY-family carbohydrate kinase, which yields MSLLGIDLGTTGCKAGVFARNGDCIAQAYREYDMLHPQPGWSELDSRLVWSKTREVIAEVAAPAKHDPITALSVSAFGEAFVPVSKNRELLDNSILCVDDRGVEHVKRMVAAFGREALYRINPNLLGPNYSMPKLLWLRENRPEIFQNADYFLLWSDLTAFLLGCDPVTNNSHANRTLLFDLKKNDWSDVLLKWSGIPREKLGRVVSGGDIIGTVSDAMAEKLGLPKGVQVVAGGHDQCCNALGCGAVSAGKAVYGLGSFDCITPVYSKPSGTLEMLRENLNIEHHVLPGLYVSFLYNQSGLLVKWFRDTFASGAGSYEQLDSEMPVPPTRLLVLPHFDTPPHHSPDTAGVIAGLRTDTKRGEILKAIIEGATCYFVEGIQSLHTLGIDTAAFIASGGGARSDAGLQIRADIFGIPIIRPRITEAGLLGAAILAGISTGVFASAGEAVELFVHEERMFEPDAARHEFYRQKVQLYRQLYSANRALLGGLQAL from the coding sequence ATGAGTCTGCTGGGAATAGACCTCGGAACCACCGGCTGTAAAGCCGGTGTGTTTGCGCGGAACGGCGATTGCATTGCACAGGCATACCGTGAATACGATATGCTGCATCCGCAGCCGGGCTGGTCGGAGCTCGACAGCCGGCTGGTCTGGTCGAAAACCCGTGAAGTGATTGCTGAAGTTGCGGCGCCGGCAAAACATGATCCAATTACAGCGTTGTCCGTCAGCGCATTCGGTGAAGCATTTGTGCCGGTTTCAAAAAACCGCGAGCTGTTAGATAACAGCATTCTTTGCGTTGATGACCGTGGTGTGGAACACGTTAAGCGAATGGTGGCAGCGTTCGGCCGCGAAGCGTTGTACCGGATTAACCCGAATCTGCTCGGCCCGAACTATTCAATGCCGAAACTGCTCTGGCTGCGTGAAAACCGGCCGGAAATTTTTCAAAACGCCGATTATTTTTTACTGTGGTCAGATCTGACAGCATTTCTGCTCGGCTGCGATCCTGTCACCAATAACTCGCACGCCAACCGCACGCTGCTGTTTGATTTAAAGAAAAACGACTGGTCGGATGTACTGCTCAAATGGAGCGGTATTCCGCGTGAAAAACTCGGACGTGTTGTTTCCGGCGGCGACATCATCGGGACGGTGTCGGATGCAATGGCGGAAAAACTGGGATTGCCGAAAGGCGTTCAGGTTGTCGCCGGTGGGCACGATCAATGCTGCAACGCACTCGGCTGCGGCGCGGTATCCGCCGGCAAAGCAGTCTACGGGCTCGGTTCGTTCGACTGCATCACCCCGGTCTATTCAAAACCGTCCGGCACACTGGAAATGCTGCGTGAAAATCTGAATATTGAACATCATGTTCTTCCGGGATTGTATGTGTCGTTTCTGTACAATCAGTCCGGACTGCTGGTGAAATGGTTTCGCGATACATTTGCATCCGGTGCCGGTTCTTATGAACAGTTGGATTCGGAAATGCCGGTGCCACCGACCCGGTTGCTGGTTCTGCCGCATTTTGACACACCGCCGCATCATTCTCCGGACACCGCCGGTGTGATCGCCGGCTTGCGAACGGATACAAAACGCGGTGAAATTTTGAAAGCGATTATTGAGGGCGCCACATGTTATTTCGTCGAAGGGATTCAGTCGCTGCATACACTGGGCATAGATACCGCTGCATTCATTGCGTCCGGCGGCGGCGCGCGGTCTGATGCCGGACTGCAAATCCGCGCTGATATTTTCGGCATCCCGATCATCCGTCCGCGCATCACCGAAGCCGGACTGCTCGGTGCGGCGATACTTGCCGGAATTTCAACCGGTGTCTTTGCTTCCGCCGGCGAGGCGGTGGAACTGTTTGTGCATGAAGAACGCATGTTTGAACCGGATGCCGCGCGCCATGAATTTTACCGGCAGAAAGTTCAACTGTACCGGCAGCTTTATTCGGCAAACAGAGCGCTTTTAGGTGGATTGCAGGCTTTATGA
- a CDS encoding methyltransferase domain-containing protein produces MDTNKNRQCFCCPVCREEFSPERNSVRCKNGHSFDFAKEGYLNLLLSHQRRSKNPGDDAAMIAARRRFFDTGFFDPLKAVIADIIPTGAECIMDCGCGEGGFCGGLSESRAGVFCGLDISKDAIRAAAKRYKRAQWTVANVMREIPTPDSTADVILSVLAPRNPPEFARILKPGGVLILGVPGKDHLTEVRALLEQNSGDFDEKVDEAVEKCAPAFAEVGRRKISYERELSGAQLNDLIQMTPLFWNSSPAAREKALRCSSLAVTFCFSLLILNHAHSQKSNAFMK; encoded by the coding sequence ATGGACACGAATAAAAATCGACAATGTTTTTGCTGCCCTGTTTGTCGCGAAGAATTTTCGCCGGAAAGAAATTCAGTGCGATGCAAAAACGGCCATTCATTTGATTTTGCAAAAGAGGGTTATTTGAATTTGCTATTGAGCCATCAGCGCCGCTCTAAAAACCCCGGCGATGATGCAGCGATGATTGCAGCGCGTCGACGGTTTTTCGATACCGGCTTTTTTGATCCGCTGAAAGCTGTGATTGCAGATATAATTCCGACAGGTGCAGAGTGCATTATGGATTGCGGCTGCGGCGAAGGTGGATTTTGCGGCGGATTGAGTGAAAGCCGCGCCGGAGTTTTTTGCGGGCTGGATATTTCGAAAGATGCGATTCGCGCGGCGGCGAAACGATACAAAAGAGCGCAGTGGACCGTGGCGAATGTAATGCGTGAAATTCCGACGCCGGATTCGACAGCGGATGTGATTTTAAGTGTGCTGGCTCCGCGTAATCCACCAGAGTTTGCGCGGATTTTGAAGCCGGGCGGTGTGTTGATTCTCGGTGTGCCGGGAAAAGATCATTTAACGGAGGTGCGCGCACTGCTGGAACAGAATTCCGGCGATTTTGATGAAAAAGTGGATGAGGCGGTGGAAAAATGCGCGCCGGCGTTTGCTGAAGTTGGGCGCCGGAAAATTTCTTATGAACGTGAGCTTTCCGGCGCGCAGTTGAATGATTTAATTCAAATGACGCCGTTGTTCTGGAATTCGTCGCCGGCGGCAAGGGAGAAGGCTCTGCGGTGTTCGTCGCTGGCGGTGACGTTTTGTTTTTCTTTACTTATATTGAATCATGCTCATAGTCAAAAATCTAACGCATTCATGAAATAG
- a CDS encoding aldose 1-epimerase family protein: MKPYEKTEAELFPYIGTMKQLAGIRTSVLDDGRGRGIRIAEVNNGSGLRFTVLLDRGMDIGEASYNGIPVAYQSPVGAVHPAYYNADGANWLRSFGGGLLTGCGLQNVGTPSKGEGLHGRLSNIPAENISIRQEWKNGRYELSVAGIVKEVGFFGENLELRRTISTMFGDNTITIADDVVNCGVRPSPLMLLYHINAGFPLLDEHAVLAGNVKSTVSRTENAAAGIGEWNRCQPPAKGYVEQCFFHDVEPDADGMARMTLKNPRTGISMTVAYRKNELPYFTQWKMMGQQEYVMGLEPANCHPDGQVAERKNRTLKTILPGNKTRFTVLINFRTIPMLSEPLPVFTCGAIR; the protein is encoded by the coding sequence ATGAAACCGTATGAAAAGACAGAAGCGGAGCTGTTTCCGTATATCGGAACAATGAAGCAGCTGGCCGGAATCAGAACATCGGTGCTGGATGACGGACGCGGGCGCGGCATCCGGATCGCCGAAGTGAACAATGGCAGCGGATTACGTTTTACAGTTCTGCTTGATCGCGGAATGGATATCGGTGAAGCGTCATACAACGGAATTCCGGTGGCGTATCAGTCGCCGGTCGGTGCCGTTCATCCGGCGTATTATAATGCGGACGGCGCAAACTGGCTGCGCAGTTTCGGTGGCGGACTTTTAACGGGCTGCGGTTTACAGAACGTCGGAACGCCAAGTAAAGGCGAGGGGCTGCACGGACGGCTTTCTAATATTCCGGCGGAAAACATTTCAATCCGGCAGGAATGGAAAAATGGACGGTATGAGCTGAGCGTTGCCGGTATTGTAAAAGAAGTCGGTTTTTTCGGTGAAAATCTTGAACTCCGCCGAACAATTTCAACGATGTTCGGTGATAATACAATTACAATTGCTGACGACGTTGTAAACTGCGGTGTCCGTCCGTCTCCGTTAATGCTGTTGTATCACATCAACGCCGGATTTCCGTTGCTCGATGAACATGCGGTTCTCGCAGGAAATGTAAAGTCAACCGTATCACGCACCGAAAATGCTGCCGCCGGTATCGGTGAATGGAATCGCTGTCAGCCGCCGGCAAAAGGATATGTTGAGCAGTGTTTTTTTCATGATGTTGAGCCTGATGCTGATGGAATGGCGCGAATGACACTGAAAAATCCGCGCACCGGAATTTCAATGACCGTGGCATACCGGAAAAACGAACTGCCGTATTTCACACAGTGGAAAATGATGGGACAGCAGGAATACGTTATGGGACTTGAACCGGCTAACTGTCATCCAGACGGACAGGTTGCGGAGCGGAAAAACAGGACGTTGAAAACAATTCTGCCGGGTAACAAAACGAGATTTACAGTGTTAATTAATTTTCGAACCATCCCAATGCTGAGTGAGCCGCTCCCAGTCTTCACCTGTGGGGCGATTCGCTAG
- a CDS encoding methylated-DNA--[protein]-cysteine S-methyltransferase — translation MKEKSSSGFFKEVYRLVAKVPRGRVATYGQIAALAGRPTAARYVGFALSSSPDGLELPYHRIVNRTGRLAPDPVFGDQSIQRKLLRREGITFLPDGRINMKKHLWK, via the coding sequence GTGAAAGAAAAATCATCCAGCGGCTTTTTTAAGGAGGTTTACCGGCTCGTTGCCAAAGTTCCGCGCGGACGTGTAGCGACCTACGGACAGATTGCTGCTCTGGCTGGACGTCCCACGGCTGCTCGTTATGTTGGTTTCGCGTTGAGCAGCTCGCCGGACGGACTTGAGCTGCCTTATCACCGCATCGTCAATCGCACCGGTAGACTCGCGCCCGATCCGGTTTTCGGCGATCAGTCCATCCAGCGAAAACTTCTGCGCCGGGAAGGAATTACCTTTCTGCCCGATGGACGGATTAATATGAAAAAACATCTGTGGAAATAA
- a CDS encoding PocR ligand-binding domain-containing protein, with product MLQYAIAAKEMDQIMSRLHRLFNIRITFFDMREHELEYFHVKPMSPFCTAFRRNKKRAQRCIECDREHLKEAKRLRDVHIYHCHCGLIEGIIPLYDRRNIYLGAIVFGQLRDLQRKSYTGWPPAFKQLYRKLPVFAVEKALDIGHVLKCVSKSIIDSELIRYQTKPWVEEIETYIETRLTEKIMIDQLAELIGKSPSFIAHHFKTEFGQTPQQYIINRRMEEARSMLENGSNVQTTAERLGFYDAFHFSKTFKRHWGFPPKQCLG from the coding sequence ATGCTTCAGTACGCCATTGCCGCCAAAGAAATGGATCAGATTATGAGCCGGCTTCACCGGCTGTTTAATATCCGGATTACATTTTTTGATATGCGGGAACATGAGCTGGAATATTTTCACGTCAAGCCGATGTCCCCGTTCTGCACCGCGTTCCGGCGGAATAAAAAACGCGCACAACGCTGTATTGAATGTGACCGGGAACATCTGAAAGAAGCCAAACGGCTGCGCGATGTGCACATTTATCACTGCCACTGCGGACTGATTGAAGGCATCATACCGCTCTATGACCGTCGTAATATTTATCTCGGCGCCATCGTGTTTGGGCAGCTCCGCGATTTACAGAGAAAATCATACACCGGCTGGCCGCCGGCATTCAAACAGCTCTACCGTAAACTGCCGGTTTTCGCCGTCGAAAAAGCACTGGATATCGGCCACGTTCTAAAATGTGTCAGCAAATCCATCATCGACAGCGAACTGATTCGTTACCAAACCAAACCGTGGGTTGAGGAGATCGAAACGTATATTGAAACCCGTCTGACAGAAAAAATTATGATTGATCAGCTGGCCGAACTCATCGGAAAATCGCCGTCATTTATCGCACACCATTTTAAAACTGAATTCGGACAGACCCCACAGCAGTATATTATAAACCGGCGCATGGAAGAAGCCCGCAGCATGCTCGAAAATGGCTCCAATGTGCAAACCACCGCCGAGCGTCTTGGTTTCTATGATGCATTTCACTTTTCAAAAACATTTAAACGGCACTGGGGATTCCCGCCGAAACAGTGTTTGGGATAA
- a CDS encoding aldose epimerase family protein: protein MAVIQEAFGKNIFCENVELFVLTNSSGMEIRILNYGGIIQSLKVPDRRGKFIDVVLGHDTAEEYTEESPHFGSITGRVAGRIAGGGFVLDGVKFHLPQNSHGNTLHGGMRGFDKRIWNTEILTAENALKLTYLSPDGEEGFPGEVKASVIYTLTDSGELKIDYTAESTRATPFVVTNHSYFNLAGHDSGSAMRQVLTINADKFLPVDEQTIPYGEERAVEGTPFDFRAPRVIGERIDADDEQLRSAGGYDHTYCLNKTGAGELSFAARAIDPKSGRVLDVFTTEPGMVFYTGNFLGGTLKGKGGRPFVKRAGFCLETQHYPDSPNQPQFPDSILRPGRPYVSQTIFKFSSE from the coding sequence ATGGCGGTAATCCAGGAGGCGTTCGGGAAAAATATTTTCTGCGAAAATGTTGAGCTTTTTGTACTGACGAACAGCAGTGGAATGGAGATTCGCATTCTGAATTACGGCGGCATTATTCAATCGTTGAAAGTGCCGGACCGGCGCGGAAAATTTATCGATGTGGTGTTAGGTCATGATACTGCTGAAGAGTATACGGAAGAATCTCCGCATTTCGGCTCAATCACCGGTCGTGTTGCCGGCCGGATTGCCGGCGGCGGGTTTGTACTGGACGGAGTAAAATTCCACCTGCCGCAAAACAGTCATGGAAACACATTGCACGGCGGTATGCGCGGATTTGATAAACGCATTTGGAACACCGAAATTCTTACAGCAGAAAATGCGCTGAAGTTAACGTACCTCAGTCCGGACGGTGAAGAAGGATTCCCCGGTGAAGTAAAAGCCTCGGTGATATATACACTGACGGATTCCGGCGAATTAAAAATCGACTATACTGCTGAATCAACCAGAGCGACGCCGTTTGTTGTTACAAACCATTCATACTTCAATCTTGCCGGTCACGATTCCGGCAGCGCAATGCGTCAGGTGTTAACAATCAACGCCGATAAATTTCTGCCGGTTGATGAACAAACAATTCCGTACGGCGAAGAACGCGCGGTGGAAGGCACGCCGTTTGATTTTCGTGCACCGCGCGTCATCGGCGAACGGATTGATGCCGATGATGAGCAGTTGCGTTCTGCCGGCGGCTACGATCACACGTACTGTCTTAATAAAACCGGTGCCGGTGAATTAAGTTTTGCGGCGCGCGCAATCGATCCGAAAAGCGGACGTGTGCTGGATGTGTTCACGACGGAACCCGGAATGGTTTTTTATACCGGAAATTTTCTTGGCGGAACGCTGAAAGGCAAGGGCGGCAGGCCGTTTGTCAAACGCGCCGGTTTTTGCCTGGAAACACAGCACTATCCTGATTCACCGAATCAGCCGCAGTTTCCCGATTCTATTCTGCGCCCCGGACGGCCCTATGTCTCGCAAACCATTTTTAAATTTTCGTCAGAATAA
- a CDS encoding Nif3-like dinuclear metal center hexameric protein, protein MKTKELIHVIETITSPELAEEWDNTGLLIEPVPAKQISTVLLTVDLTEAVAAEAIQRKADFIITYHPLFFGGFNRLEQSNPQARTAMKIIRAGIGVYSPHTALDAVAGGVNDWLAGRLTGVFNDVKIEAVNLARVLKFKTPVPFAMLVETVKQKLKLKTVQTAAPGNKKIRTVALCAGAGMDAICAIPADVFLTGEMKHHDALAVTQSGAGIILCGHTETERGYLPVLAKKLKSLCAGVNFIISTADKPPLQYN, encoded by the coding sequence ATGAAAACCAAAGAACTGATTCACGTCATCGAAACGATCACATCGCCGGAACTGGCAGAGGAGTGGGACAATACCGGATTGCTGATTGAACCGGTGCCGGCAAAACAAATTTCAACCGTACTCTTGACGGTTGATCTGACAGAAGCCGTCGCCGCTGAAGCGATTCAGCGTAAAGCGGATTTTATTATTACGTATCATCCGCTTTTCTTCGGTGGATTCAACCGGCTTGAGCAGTCTAATCCCCAGGCTCGCACCGCAATGAAAATCATTCGTGCCGGCATTGGTGTTTATTCACCGCACACTGCGCTCGACGCCGTTGCCGGCGGTGTGAATGACTGGCTGGCCGGCCGGCTGACCGGCGTGTTTAATGATGTCAAAATCGAAGCAGTAAATCTTGCGCGTGTACTCAAATTCAAAACACCGGTGCCCTTTGCAATGCTGGTTGAAACCGTAAAGCAGAAACTAAAACTTAAAACGGTGCAGACCGCCGCACCGGGGAATAAAAAAATCCGTACTGTGGCACTGTGTGCCGGCGCCGGAATGGATGCAATCTGTGCCATTCCCGCTGATGTTTTTCTTACCGGTGAAATGAAACATCACGATGCACTGGCTGTTACACAGTCCGGTGCCGGAATTATTCTCTGCGGACATACCGAAACCGAGCGCGGCTATCTGCCTGTATTGGCCAAAAAACTCAAATCGTTGTGTGCCGGCGTAAATTTTATTATTTCAACCGCCGACAAACCTCCGCTTCAATATAACTAG